The following is a genomic window from Ethanoligenens harbinense YUAN-3.
GCGGTGCCCGGTGCGCGACTCGGTGCCGCGCGAGAGCTGCGAAAGCGTGAGCACCGGCACGTCGAGATCGCGCGCCATAATCTTCAGGCTCCGGGTGATCTCGGAAACCTCCTGCACGCGGTTCTCGATGCGCCGCCCGGAGGACATCAGCTGAAGGTAGTCGATGACCACGAGGTCGAGCTCGTGCAGGCGGCGGCAGCGCGCCTTGATCTCCGGCACCGTGATACCGGAGGTATCGTCGAAATAAAGCGGACATTTGGAGAGCGTGTCCGCCCCCTCGGCCAGGCGCACCCATTCGTCCGCCGCCAGTTCACCGGTGCGCAGCTTGGTGTTCTCGATGCGCGCCTGCGCCGAAAGCATACGCGAGACATTCTGCTCCGCCGACATTTCCAACGAGAAAAACGCCACCTTGCCGCCCGCGCGCGCCACATTCTGCGCGATGTTGAGCGCAAACGCCGATTTGCCCATGGCCGGGCGGGCGGCAAGCAGGATGAGGTCGGACGGGTTGAGGCCGCCGATATAGCGGTCAAGCTCCGAAAAACCGGTGGACATGCCGAGAAAATCCTTTTTGTCCGACCCGCTGATCTTTTTCAGGCGGTCGTAGGTCTCGAGGATAACCTCCTTGACATGATGCAGGCCGGTACCCTGCTTATCCTGCCGGATATCGTAAATGCGCTGCTCGGCCATGTCCACCACGGCACGCACGTCATCGGTCTCCTGCACGGCGGCACCGATGATCTCCCGCGACACCTGAATGAGGCTGCGCAGGTAATATTTGTCCTCCACGATGCGGGCGTATGCCATGGCGTTGGCCGCCGACGGCACCATCTGCATCAGCGAGAGCAGATAGGCCTTACCGCCCGCCTCGTCGTACACGCCCTCGGCCTTGAGTGCGTCGAGCAGGGTGACGAAGTCGATGGTCTGGCTGGCGGAAAACATCCGCACCATCACGGTATAGACGGCGCGGTGCTGCGCCAGATAAAAATAGGATGCCTTGAGGACATCCAAAAGCTGCGTCAGAACGCCGGGGTCGAGCAGCACGGCACCCAGCACCGACTGTTCCGCCTCCAAACTGTACGGGAGCGGCACGTTCCCCAGCAGCTCATTTGTTTCTTCGGCGGCCATGCCGTTTTCCCTCCCGGTTTCGTTTGGTTGTCTCTGCGCGAAAAGACTCAGCCC
Proteins encoded in this region:
- the dnaB gene encoding replicative DNA helicase; the encoded protein is MAAEETNELLGNVPLPYSLEAEQSVLGAVLLDPGVLTQLLDVLKASYFYLAQHRAVYTVMVRMFSASQTIDFVTLLDALKAEGVYDEAGGKAYLLSLMQMVPSAANAMAYARIVEDKYYLRSLIQVSREIIGAAVQETDDVRAVVDMAEQRIYDIRQDKQGTGLHHVKEVILETYDRLKKISGSDKKDFLGMSTGFSELDRYIGGLNPSDLILLAARPAMGKSAFALNIAQNVARAGGKVAFFSLEMSAEQNVSRMLSAQARIENTKLRTGELAADEWVRLAEGADTLSKCPLYFDDTSGITVPEIKARCRRLHELDLVVIDYLQLMSSGRRIENRVQEVSEITRSLKIMARDLDVPVLTLSQLSRGTESRTGHRPQLSDLRESGSIEQDADIVMFLYREDYYEQNEENHNQATCIVGKNRHGAVGDIPLHWDGMHTEFTAMERVHAGA